From Zingiber officinale cultivar Zhangliang chromosome 5B, Zo_v1.1, whole genome shotgun sequence, the proteins below share one genomic window:
- the LOC121986427 gene encoding putative ALA-interacting subunit 2, with the protein MEMEAGCTSASSGGTQVHHHPPLQSRAFYKFTQQNLPACRPQLTPAWVIAIFLVTGVLFIPTGLVCLRASESVVEIVERYDVECVPETYRSNKVAYIKNSLITKKCDRLIKVQKHMKAPIYVYYELDNYYQNHRRYVKSRCDKQLLHGLEYKHTSSCKPEEYNGGLPIVPCGLVAWSLFNDSYTFVRETVEMKVNRKNIAWVSDQQHKFGRNVYPFNFQNGSLIGGGNLDPDVPLSEQEDLIVWMRTAALPKFRKLYGVIEEDLVADDSLEVHILNNYNTYSFGGKKKLILTTQNWLGGKNSFLGIACMVTGIICVFLAIAFALLHVKFPRPQGDPTLLYWNMKNNIS; encoded by the exons CATTTTATAAATTCACCCAGCAAAATCTTCCAGCTTGTAGGCCACAACTAACGCCAGCTTGG GTTATTGCAATATTTCTGGTTACTGGTGTTTTATTCATACCAACTGGCCTAGTGTGTCTTCGTGCTTCAGAAAGC GTTGTGGAAATTGTAGAGCGGTATGATGTAGAATGTGTTCCTGAGACTTATAGAAGCAACAAAGTAGCTTATATCAAGAACAGTTTGATTACGAAGAAGTGTGATCGTCTAATAAAG GTTCAGAAGCATATGAAAGCACCGATATATGTTTATTATGAACTTGATAACTATTATCAGAATCATCGACG GTACGTAAAAAGTAGATGTGATAAGCAGCTTCTGCATGGATTGGAATACAAGCACACTAGTTCATGCAAACCGGAAGAGTATAATGGCGGTCTCCCAATTGTTCCTTGTGGTTTAGTCGCCTGGAGTTTGTTCAATGATTCTTACACCTTTGTGCGTGAGACTGTAGAGATGAAAGTTAACAGGAAAAACATAGCATGGGTCAGTGATCAACAGCACAAGTTTGGGAGAAATGTATATCCTTTCAATTTTCAGAATGGAAGCTTAATTGGAGGAGGCAATCTTGATCCAGATGTTCCA CTTAGCGAGCAAGAGGATCTCATAGTTTGGATGCGCACAGCTGCTCTTCCCAAGTTCAGGAAGCTTTATGGCGTTATCGAAGAGGATCTCGTAGCAGATGACAGTCTCGAAGTACACATTCTTAATAACTACAACACTTACAGTTTTGGGGGTAAGAAGAAGCTGATCCTTACAACCCAAAATTGGCTAGGAGGCAAAAACAGTTTCCTCGGGATAGCCTGTATGGTGACTGGAATCATCTGTGTTTTCCTGGCAATTGCGTTTGCACTGCTTCATGTGAAATTCCCAAG GCCTCAAGGCGATCCTACTCTCTTGTACTGGAACATGAAAAATAACATTAGTTAA